One genomic region from Dehalococcoidia bacterium encodes:
- a CDS encoding GAF domain-containing protein translates to MRTPPKWPKQAGTLAKNPHFWAITLMVAICTVFHYPDQLGLSDSSSGDYLWGLQRHSVDRIFYLVPIIYAGYIFGATAGLALTAVSLFAMLPRILFISTTPTDAVFETGAVVLVGILANFWFRARARQMKAMREREQSTASMFTAQEKLRSQIRNTMRYQQKLTTLSKLSSLLAQSLEMDRLQRMAIDLVVEVMGVEVVLLFILEDKTGELVVMDFEGVSPEFARLVDRIKVGEGFNGWVAQTGEPLLVDDVSQDPRLTREVVKRENIQAQLIVPMKARGKIVGTLCVATHQHREFDFEEIELLTAIANEIGIAIDNARLYQEQLTIAEQLRQSETNYRELFDSAHDAIWVHDMEGNIQMVNKAGEVLFNSTAEKLSKMNIKDLLPTESLKNAMEVGYKLFHGQTVTQPYEQHFIQRDGTETTLMLTTNLLSSGDHPKGFQNIARDITEEKRMQENLRFYVQQITRAQEEERLRIAHELHDSTAQSLIALLHQLENLLHDKSELPLGEAREMWAFHEQIKDVLQEVRHITRGLRPSILDDLGLIPALHWLTRQLQTEQRVETSLQIHGAERRFSQEAELILFRIVQEGLRNIGRHAHASKAEVSITFGDGKTTVVITDNGIGFNLPAEVSDLSRIGKLGLTGMQERVRLLDGRLEAKSEEGKGTIITIKAPI, encoded by the coding sequence ATGAGAACACCACCGAAGTGGCCCAAACAAGCCGGAACGCTGGCAAAGAACCCCCATTTCTGGGCCATCACACTCATGGTGGCGATCTGCACCGTTTTTCATTATCCCGATCAACTGGGCCTCTCCGATTCATCATCCGGCGACTACCTCTGGGGCCTGCAAAGGCATTCGGTAGACCGTATCTTCTACCTTGTGCCGATCATCTATGCGGGCTATATTTTCGGAGCCACAGCCGGGTTGGCCTTGACCGCCGTTAGCCTGTTTGCCATGCTGCCCCGAATTCTGTTCATCTCCACAACCCCCACCGATGCTGTTTTCGAGACTGGCGCTGTGGTCCTGGTGGGTATCCTGGCAAATTTCTGGTTCAGAGCACGAGCTAGACAAATGAAGGCAATGAGAGAACGGGAACAATCTACTGCCTCGATGTTCACCGCCCAGGAGAAGCTCCGCTCCCAGATTCGCAACACCATGAGATACCAGCAGAAGCTGACCACATTGAGTAAGCTCTCCAGCTTGCTCGCCCAGTCGCTGGAAATGGACCGGCTCCAGCGCATGGCGATCGACCTGGTTGTGGAAGTGATGGGAGTTGAGGTTGTCTTGCTTTTTATCCTCGAAGACAAAACCGGTGAGCTTGTAGTCATGGATTTTGAAGGCGTTTCACCGGAATTTGCCCGTCTGGTGGATCGAATAAAAGTGGGGGAAGGTTTTAATGGATGGGTGGCCCAGACCGGAGAGCCACTCTTGGTAGATGACGTATCCCAAGACCCTCGCTTAACCAGAGAGGTGGTCAAACGCGAGAATATTCAGGCTCAGCTGATTGTGCCCATGAAAGCCAGGGGAAAGATTGTGGGCACACTGTGTGTGGCTACGCACCAGCACAGGGAATTTGATTTTGAGGAAATCGAGTTGCTGACGGCTATCGCAAACGAAATCGGCATCGCCATTGATAACGCCCGCCTTTACCAGGAACAATTGACGATAGCCGAACAATTGCGCCAGAGTGAAACCAACTACAGAGAGCTGTTCGATAGCGCCCACGATGCCATCTGGGTTCATGACATGGAGGGCAACATCCAGATGGTCAACAAGGCTGGCGAAGTCCTCTTCAACTCCACTGCGGAAAAGCTATCGAAGATGAACATCAAGGATCTCCTCCCTACAGAAAGCCTGAAGAACGCGATGGAAGTGGGCTACAAATTGTTCCACGGTCAAACCGTGACTCAACCCTATGAGCAGCACTTCATCCAACGGGATGGCACAGAGACAACACTGATGTTGACCACCAATCTGCTATCCAGTGGAGACCATCCCAAAGGCTTTCAGAATATCGCCCGGGACATCACCGAGGAAAAACGGATGCAGGAAAACCTGCGTTTCTATGTTCAGCAGATCACCCGAGCTCAAGAGGAGGAGCGGCTGCGCATCGCCCACGAACTCCATGACAGCACCGCCCAATCCCTCATCGCGCTGCTTCATCAACTGGAAAACCTCCTACATGACAAATCTGAGCTGCCTCTGGGTGAAGCCAGGGAAATGTGGGCTTTCCACGAACAGATCAAGGACGTATTGCAGGAAGTGCGCCATATCACCCGCGGTCTGCGCCCCTCAATTCTGGACGACCTGGGATTGATCCCGGCGCTCCACTGGCTCACCCGGCAACTCCAGACGGAGCAAAGGGTGGAAACCAGCCTGCAAATACACGGCGCTGAGCGAAGGTTCTCTCAGGAAGCAGAGCTGATCCTTTTCCGCATTGTTCAGGAAGGACTGAGGAATATCGGCAGGCACGCTCACGCCTCAAAGGCTGAAGTTTCCATTACCTTCGGCGATGGAAAAACCACCGTCGTCATCACCGATAATGGCATCGGGTTCAACCTTCCTGCTGAGGTGAGCGACCTCTCCCGGATCGGAAAGCTCGGCCTGACCGGAATGCAAGAAAGAGTGCGATTGCTCGATGGCCGCCTGGAGGCTAAGTCCGAGGAGGGCAAGGGAACCATCATCACCATTAAGGCTCCGATATAG
- a CDS encoding electron transfer flavoprotein subunit alpha/FixB family protein, translating into MDNEIWVWAEHEQGEIRESSLEMLGEARRLASRLKGKVCAFLLGENVSRFTDKLVAYGSDVVYLFEDRRLNEFSADLYTHAFSKLKIEHSPMLVLIAATPNGASLAPRLAARLKSGFAANTVTIAVQQDNSLRINRSTCLGKAHGVFTFAPNSTTVVTMKPGSVGLDRAVNTRKGDIVAMQLGDMPMPRTEVKGFVKADPKVVALDEAERIVAAGYGFHQKQNLDLIWNLSDVMGAAVGGSKPTVDNGWLPRNRLVGESSGRRLSPRLFMAIGVSGTSYFIGGMKDSRLIIAINSDKGAPIMKLADLAAVGDLREVLPVLIEQIRKRQAVEAQNAGNV; encoded by the coding sequence ATGGATAACGAGATCTGGGTTTGGGCTGAGCATGAACAAGGTGAGATCCGGGAATCCAGTCTGGAGATGCTTGGGGAGGCTCGCCGGTTGGCCAGTCGTCTCAAAGGGAAGGTATGTGCTTTTCTTCTTGGGGAAAACGTCTCCAGGTTTACAGACAAGCTCGTGGCTTATGGATCTGACGTCGTCTATCTGTTTGAGGACCGGCGTCTAAACGAATTCAGCGCCGATCTGTACACGCATGCATTTTCGAAACTGAAAATTGAGCATTCTCCCATGCTCGTCCTCATCGCGGCAACGCCAAATGGTGCCAGCTTGGCTCCACGACTTGCGGCCCGGTTGAAGAGCGGATTCGCGGCTAACACCGTCACCATAGCCGTTCAGCAGGATAACAGCCTGAGGATCAATCGTTCGACCTGTCTGGGCAAGGCGCATGGTGTTTTTACGTTCGCTCCCAACTCCACCACGGTAGTAACCATGAAGCCCGGCAGTGTGGGTTTAGACCGAGCTGTTAATACTCGAAAAGGCGATATCGTCGCCATGCAGTTGGGAGACATGCCTATGCCCCGCACAGAGGTGAAGGGGTTTGTGAAGGCCGATCCCAAGGTGGTCGCGCTCGACGAAGCCGAGCGAATAGTCGCGGCTGGCTACGGATTCCACCAGAAGCAGAACCTCGATCTCATCTGGAATCTCTCTGATGTCATGGGCGCAGCTGTGGGTGGGTCTAAGCCCACGGTAGACAATGGCTGGTTGCCGCGAAACCGGCTTGTGGGAGAAAGCAGTGGGAGACGGCTGTCCCCGCGCCTGTTTATGGCGATCGGCGTCTCGGGCACGAGTTACTTCATTGGAGGAATGAAAGACTCGCGATTGATCATTGCCATCAACTCGGACAAAGGGGCCCCGATCATGAAGCTCGCCGACCTGGCAGCAGTTGGGGATCTTCGAGAAGTATTGCCTGTATTGATCGAACAAATCAGAAAACGACAAGCAGTAGAGGCGCAAAATGCCGGAAACGTTTGA
- a CDS encoding CoA transferase has translation MSTKALAGIRVLEYADLVSGPYCSKLLADLGAEVIKIEEPAIGDPSRRRGPFLHDQSELSLTFLYLNTNKKGITLNLKSAEDRETLAKLIQTADLLIHDKSARTAKELGLDFEALRKLNPRLVVTAVTPFGQSGPYAEYKAYPLNTAHCSLFGYLMPYGSPFPEREPLKYGSLIGEFSCGLSASVGTLAAIYDQKQTGLGQFVDLSKQEAMLDLARVWASHYANTGMITTRTDRINGTSVLVPCKDGHVVLSAHEDHHWKGLLHIMGNPKWAQDKAFDSLIERSKRFYTEILPRICEWAKDQAKDDFYHNGQEANCPVASVMSAKDIAESGQYNARGFFVEIDHPSGSKIKYPGASSIFSETPFKIERSAPSLGEHNKSIGSMIRNSKKLDASCDPIETGKRLRPLEGIRVADFTWAWAGPHAVGLLARLGAEVIKVESRTRIDHSRVLSLTTGDIYSGIDNSPVFSDLNVNKIGITLNLGHPKGAQLAREIARISDVAVQNMRPGVIDRLGLGYEVLHKINPRLVMLSISALGMTGPAKKYIGYAPSFGALGGSSYITGYPDHEPLLSLGESDLLAGTTGAFAIIAALIHRQKTGEGQHIDLSCSEAISVLLGNVLMDYTMNGRVQFRQGNEDECMAPHNGYRCKGEDKWISIAIGTEEEWQAFCQIIGHPEWILDQRFANAQARRQNHLELDKMVAGWTVKQNAYEAMEMLQKAGVAAIPIWNGKELYEDSHLRERDFFIEVPHPGLGKHTVIAPPWKLSRTPARVTRHGPLLGEHNQYVFGELLGLSNSEIENLAAEKAIY, from the coding sequence ATGAGCACAAAAGCGCTGGCTGGAATCAGGGTACTCGAATATGCCGATCTTGTATCTGGGCCGTACTGCAGCAAGCTATTGGCCGATTTGGGAGCCGAGGTCATCAAGATCGAAGAGCCCGCAATCGGCGACCCTTCCCGAAGAAGAGGCCCTTTCCTCCATGACCAATCCGAGCTCAGCCTTACCTTCCTGTATCTCAACACGAACAAAAAGGGAATCACCCTGAACCTGAAATCGGCGGAGGACAGAGAGACGCTTGCTAAACTGATCCAGACTGCCGATCTGCTGATCCACGACAAATCCGCCCGTACCGCAAAAGAACTGGGGCTCGACTTCGAAGCCCTTCGGAAGCTGAATCCGCGCCTCGTGGTTACGGCAGTGACCCCCTTCGGTCAGTCAGGGCCTTACGCCGAGTATAAGGCTTATCCGCTGAATACCGCTCACTGTAGCCTTTTTGGCTATCTCATGCCCTACGGATCGCCCTTCCCGGAAAGGGAGCCATTGAAATATGGCAGCCTGATCGGCGAATTCAGCTGTGGACTGAGCGCGTCCGTCGGTACTCTCGCCGCCATTTACGATCAGAAACAGACGGGGCTGGGCCAGTTTGTGGATCTCTCAAAGCAGGAAGCCATGCTTGATCTGGCCCGGGTCTGGGCATCGCACTATGCCAACACCGGAATGATTACTACCCGAACCGATCGCATCAACGGCACCAGCGTACTCGTACCGTGCAAGGATGGCCACGTAGTGCTTTCAGCTCACGAGGATCATCACTGGAAAGGCCTCCTTCATATCATGGGCAACCCGAAGTGGGCTCAGGACAAGGCCTTCGACAGTCTCATTGAGCGATCCAAACGCTTTTATACCGAGATACTGCCTCGCATCTGTGAGTGGGCCAAAGATCAGGCCAAAGACGACTTCTATCACAACGGGCAGGAGGCCAATTGCCCGGTCGCTTCCGTGATGTCCGCCAAAGACATCGCCGAATCCGGCCAATACAACGCGCGAGGATTCTTCGTCGAAATCGATCATCCTTCCGGTTCGAAGATCAAATATCCCGGAGCCTCCTCCATATTCTCTGAGACGCCCTTCAAAATCGAACGCTCCGCCCCTTCGCTCGGGGAGCACAATAAGTCGATCGGTAGCATGATTCGGAACAGCAAAAAACTTGATGCGTCATGCGATCCGATCGAGACCGGAAAGAGGCTTCGACCGCTCGAAGGGATACGGGTAGCCGATTTCACCTGGGCATGGGCCGGCCCTCACGCCGTTGGGCTTCTGGCCAGACTGGGAGCCGAAGTCATCAAGGTTGAAAGCAGAACGCGGATCGATCATTCCAGGGTCCTTTCCCTGACCACCGGAGATATCTATAGCGGAATAGACAATTCGCCGGTCTTCAGCGATTTGAACGTCAATAAGATCGGCATAACCCTCAACCTGGGACATCCCAAGGGAGCCCAACTCGCCAGGGAAATCGCCAGAATCAGCGATGTGGCGGTCCAGAATATGCGCCCCGGCGTCATCGACAGGCTGGGCCTGGGATACGAGGTTCTCCATAAAATCAATCCGAGACTGGTCATGCTCTCGATCTCCGCACTGGGAATGACCGGCCCCGCGAAGAAATACATCGGATACGCCCCCTCTTTCGGCGCGTTGGGCGGGTCATCATACATAACGGGATATCCCGATCATGAACCTCTTCTCTCGCTGGGGGAATCTGACCTCCTTGCCGGAACCACCGGAGCTTTTGCCATAATCGCGGCGCTCATTCACCGGCAAAAAACCGGAGAGGGTCAGCATATCGATCTCTCCTGCTCCGAGGCCATCAGCGTGCTCCTCGGTAATGTGCTCATGGACTACACTATGAACGGCCGGGTACAATTCCGCCAGGGGAATGAGGATGAATGCATGGCGCCCCACAACGGGTATCGTTGCAAAGGCGAAGATAAGTGGATCAGCATCGCCATCGGCACCGAAGAAGAATGGCAGGCGTTCTGCCAAATCATCGGGCACCCGGAATGGATTCTCGATCAACGGTTCGCCAATGCCCAAGCGCGCCGACAGAATCATCTGGAGCTGGATAAGATGGTAGCCGGCTGGACGGTTAAACAAAACGCCTACGAAGCAATGGAGATGCTTCAGAAAGCCGGAGTGGCAGCGATCCCCATTTGGAACGGTAAAGAGCTCTATGAAGACTCGCATCTCCGCGAGCGCGATTTCTTTATTGAGGTACCTCATCCGGGATTGGGGAAGCACACGGTTATTGCCCCACCCTGGAAGCTATCAAGGACCCCGGCCCGGGTCACCCGCCACGGCCCGCTTCTGGGAGAGCATAACCAGTATGTGTTCGGGGAACTCCTGGGGCTGAGCAATTCCGAAATCGAGAATCTGGCAGCGGAAAAGGCCATCTATTAG
- a CDS encoding FAD-dependent oxidoreductase — protein MGNFKYLFSPTKIGALEVPNRIFMSPHHIFTLPPGSDAQIGYFEARAKGGVGTLAIANCPVVPTGLFKGFSFELFDRNCIPGLSKLIAAIHKWGAKAIVQGTWFTGAPGQAQPSGLVPQSLWTENQGRTMTIDEIRQVIKWHAIGAETAREAGADGIDFPMGGGAGLQCFSSPLYNKRTDEYGGSMENRLRAVFEIIDGVRERCGRDFAIGFQTNVDESIYGGITLEEGVEMCKMLADTGKVDYFRVGARGQKPQTTYFHYPSSYMPQGTNLYAAAAVREAIDNVTIISGGRITTAEFAEQALAEGQCDMIVMARSLIADPEWANKSKRGDTEEIRACIGDVEGCFLRSRFFQPIGCTVNPEVGQEHKPTPTPADKKKKVVIAGGGVAGMEAAMVASQRGHNVILLEQAEQLGGHVRLEAQLPGLGDRSDVVRWLSLQLKKRNVDIRLNTEATPENIAALHPDAVIVATVATYSRLGITPKQMYAIPGADAEYVLTPEDVVLSKKPVGQRVVIYDTTAYVVGPGIAEMLADQGKDVTVVSIDPKMGRSVSDLGIDVVIGMRVLPKATFIPNTAFSSIDDHTVHLMNQLTFQPSAIENVDTVILVTSKPPVEALYHSLLGKVPELHIIGDARESRANIFGIDDAIKDGKRVGLLL, from the coding sequence ATGGGTAATTTCAAGTATTTGTTCAGTCCAACCAAGATCGGAGCCTTGGAGGTCCCGAATCGGATATTCATGTCTCCCCACCATATCTTCACCCTTCCTCCTGGATCGGACGCGCAGATCGGCTACTTTGAGGCGCGGGCCAAAGGCGGTGTGGGCACGCTTGCGATTGCGAACTGCCCCGTGGTACCGACCGGCCTGTTTAAAGGGTTTTCTTTCGAGCTCTTTGACCGAAATTGCATCCCCGGCCTCTCCAAGCTCATTGCAGCCATCCATAAGTGGGGAGCGAAAGCTATAGTCCAGGGGACGTGGTTCACGGGCGCTCCCGGACAGGCACAGCCTTCCGGTTTAGTCCCACAGTCTCTCTGGACCGAAAACCAGGGCCGCACGATGACAATCGACGAAATTCGGCAGGTCATCAAGTGGCACGCTATTGGGGCGGAAACGGCCAGGGAAGCCGGTGCCGATGGTATCGATTTCCCCATGGGTGGCGGCGCAGGACTGCAGTGTTTCTCCTCTCCCTTGTACAACAAACGCACAGATGAATATGGCGGCAGCATGGAAAACCGGCTGAGGGCCGTCTTTGAAATCATCGATGGGGTTCGGGAGCGCTGCGGACGGGATTTCGCCATCGGTTTCCAGACGAACGTCGATGAGTCGATTTATGGGGGAATTACGCTGGAGGAAGGCGTCGAGATGTGCAAGATGCTGGCGGATACTGGAAAGGTCGACTACTTCCGAGTTGGCGCTCGCGGCCAAAAACCGCAAACGACATATTTCCACTATCCTTCATCGTACATGCCTCAAGGCACCAACCTCTATGCTGCGGCGGCTGTGCGTGAAGCGATTGACAATGTCACCATCATCAGCGGTGGACGCATCACCACTGCGGAGTTCGCGGAACAAGCCCTGGCTGAAGGCCAATGCGATATGATCGTAATGGCTCGCTCGCTCATCGCCGATCCCGAATGGGCTAACAAGTCTAAGCGGGGCGATACTGAAGAGATACGTGCCTGTATCGGCGACGTTGAGGGCTGCTTCCTGCGTAGCCGCTTTTTCCAGCCCATCGGCTGCACCGTCAATCCAGAGGTTGGACAAGAACACAAACCCACGCCCACACCAGCAGATAAGAAAAAGAAAGTCGTCATCGCAGGCGGCGGTGTGGCAGGCATGGAAGCCGCCATGGTCGCTTCTCAGCGTGGCCACAACGTCATTCTGCTCGAGCAAGCTGAGCAACTCGGCGGTCATGTGCGACTGGAGGCGCAGCTGCCTGGTTTGGGCGACCGCAGCGACGTCGTCCGTTGGCTCTCGCTTCAACTCAAGAAGCGGAATGTGGATATTCGGCTGAATACCGAAGCTACGCCCGAGAATATTGCTGCACTTCATCCAGACGCAGTCATCGTCGCGACAGTCGCCACCTATTCTCGCCTCGGTATAACTCCGAAGCAGATGTATGCCATACCCGGTGCGGATGCAGAGTATGTGCTCACACCAGAAGATGTGGTGCTGAGCAAGAAACCTGTCGGCCAGCGTGTGGTGATTTACGACACAACAGCCTATGTTGTTGGCCCCGGTATTGCTGAGATGCTGGCAGACCAGGGCAAGGATGTGACCGTTGTCAGCATCGACCCGAAGATGGGGCGATCGGTATCCGACCTTGGCATCGACGTTGTCATTGGCATGCGCGTGCTGCCCAAGGCAACATTCATTCCAAATACAGCTTTCTCCAGCATCGACGATCACACAGTTCATCTGATGAATCAACTGACCTTCCAGCCAAGTGCGATTGAGAATGTCGATACCGTGATTCTTGTGACATCCAAGCCGCCCGTAGAGGCCCTTTACCACTCTCTGCTAGGGAAGGTTCCCGAACTCCACATAATCGGCGACGCCAGAGAATCCCGCGCCAATATCTTTGGCATCGACGACGCCATCAAGGACGGCAAACGGGTAGGCTTGTTACTCTAG